The Kluyvera intermedia genome window below encodes:
- the mlaA gene encoding phospholipid-binding lipoprotein MlaA: MKLRLSALALGTTLLVGCASSGTEQQGRSDPFEGFNRTMYSFNFDVLDPYIVRPVAVAWRDYVPQPARNGLGNFTSNLEEPAVMVNSFLQGDPYQGMVHFTRFFLNTVLGMGGFIDVAGMANPKLQRVQPHRFGSTLGHYGVGYGPYLQLPFYGSFTLREDGGDMADTTYPVLSWLTWPMSIGKWMVEGVETRAQLLDSDGLLRQSSDPYILVREAYFQQHDFIANGGKLKPEENPNAQAIEGDLKDIDSE, translated from the coding sequence ATGAAGCTTCGCCTGTCGGCGCTTGCGCTGGGTACCACTCTGCTGGTGGGCTGTGCGAGTTCCGGAACAGAACAGCAGGGACGTTCAGACCCATTTGAAGGATTTAACCGCACGATGTACAGCTTCAACTTTGATGTGTTGGATCCGTACATTGTTCGCCCGGTCGCCGTGGCGTGGCGTGATTATGTACCGCAGCCAGCGCGTAATGGTCTGGGCAACTTTACCAGCAACCTGGAAGAACCTGCGGTAATGGTCAACTCCTTCCTGCAGGGCGACCCGTATCAGGGGATGGTTCACTTTACCCGTTTCTTCCTGAACACCGTTCTGGGTATGGGCGGCTTTATTGATGTAGCCGGTATGGCTAACCCTAAATTGCAACGCGTCCAGCCGCATCGCTTTGGCAGCACGTTGGGGCATTATGGCGTCGGTTATGGCCCGTATCTGCAACTTCCGTTCTACGGCAGCTTCACGCTGCGTGAGGACGGCGGTGATATGGCTGATACAACCTATCCGGTACTCTCCTGGCTGACATGGCCGATGTCGATTGGTAAGTGGATGGTCGAAGGTGTGGAAACGCGCGCCCAGTTGCTTGACTCGGATGGCTTGTTACGCCAGTCTTCGGATCCTTACATTCTGGTACGCGAAGCTTACTTCCAGCAACATGACTTTATTGCTAACGGCGGCAAGCTGAAACCGGAAGAGAACCCGAACGCGCAGGCGATTGAAGGCGATCTGAAGGATATTGATTCGGAGTAA